atttataattataattaaagaagATTATTTGCTAACTAAGGACCTTGAATCGCCTTTGCTAGTATGTTTGTGTCTCTTTTGCAAGaattcaaatatgtttttctcAAGGAATTACCTAATCAGTTACCACCATGGAGGGCCATCAAGCATAAGATTGAATTTATTCCAAGTGCTCCGATTTCAAATACTTGATCAGTATACAAAATCGATCTACAAGAGGCCAAAGAGATTCAAAAGCAAGTTGAAGAGTGATTGCTCACATGTATGATATATCTAATTGGTACAATATTTTTACCAACATAGAGTAGTACGTATATAGTCAAATAATGTACATAAAGATATTGATGAATTTATGAAATGTTTATCATATACAATTGGTATAGTATTGTTACTTAAAGTACAGTACATGtgtaattatataaaatacatatacacggatgaatatataaatgatatacCCAACCATATATTGCATAAACTTAAATAGTTTGTTGATTCACCCACACTGTGTACATAGAGAAAGATATCTTCTATATACACTaatgataacttgtagaattACAGATTGTTGTTTAAGATAGTTAAggaaaattgataaaataaaaaaaataaaaaaaaataaaaaaaataaaaaaaagactcaTCAAATAGACTCAGAAATTATGTAAATTTGTGAAAGTATGTGTTCATATGTTTACAAAGCTTGAATCCTCTGAAAAACTACATGAATTTCCATTTCTATCGTAGGACTTGAAGAAAGGAATGAGAAATCAGTCAAAGAATCAGTATGCATGGTGGAAACAACGCATCAACActgttagaaattaataagctaGATACATTATGGATAACACATTAATAGATACATTTCTAGTTTCAAGATACATATGCATTTCTAGATACATGTAATTATTCAAGTACATGAATGGTATGTATTTatgtacttcatttattttgtgttttttaggAAGTGTCTCTTGAGTACTATATATAGAgatcatttccttcatttgtatgcaagaaaaaagaatcaaatcaatagAAGCAAATTGAGTTTTAGAAAGTAAGTGAGTTTCAAGAGAACAACATTCTTCTCTTGTGTGTTATTGAGTTTTCTAAGAgaacaaatttcttctcttaaaagtTTGTGAGATTTAGAGTGAATTTAGAGTGGGCTCGTCAACGCCTCCAACAAACACTAGGTAAGAAACCATTCGACGAAACTCAAAGAAACAAGGAAGCACATGATACATGGCTGACAAAGCAAGAAAATGTTTGTTAGGTGTTGAGAACAATCTTAACGCATACCATGAAGCACCAACATCTAGTCACGAGACAATGGAGTAATATGGacccaaattaattaatgttagtttgcttgtaaaatataaaaacaatatgggAGGACCTCAGGACAGTGTGAATATTCCTCCTTAAACCAAGGAAACATGCTTAATGGggtacaaacaaaataaacccATAATTTTGGATGCATATATTTATGAACACATTTCAGATATACAAAGATATGTCAATTAGATCCTAGAAGAGGAATCTTTACCGAAATCCTTCAATCTCCTTCATCATCCATTTACATATAGAAATATAGTATTTTTGGCATTGAAGCGTGGAAAGGTTGCTTGTCTTAATTAGTAGTTGGACACATGAATGTTACTTGTTCATGGCTTGAAAAGACGATAAGAAATTTTTCTTAGCCCTATTCACAAGAATCATTTTATGTCACTAAGGTAAGTGATTTAGTATACATATTTGTCTAAAAGGTTTATTTACTAAATGTCGaacataacttattttttgtttcctcgcaaaaatcttaatttaagTGTCCAATCATAAACATCAAATGTGTTCAACTCTAGACTTACCAAAAAAacgtattttaaatttatacttgGATTTAGatagaaaaacttgtaatCTACCATTGCATTCACCATGTTATAGACCCCATCCCATTGAGCTCATTGATTATAGTCATTCACATACTACGGgtatacaaacaaaattattataaagaaattatgcATATTATGTGTATGTACAATTGAATATATTGCATGGCACACTATAGCTAAATCACAGGATATCCCTAAAATAATTGACCTAAATATACTTGGAGGTGAATGATGGTTGATGAaccatattgaaagaaaaaaaaaaaagaatcctaTAATGAGAGAAAGTTAATATGATCTTTTTAGTACCATCAAAGTTAAGGAATTTTGAACTAAGTAATTCTTAGTAACAGATATTAAACTGAGacccaacttttttttttttttttttttagtaattagtGGTTCCTCCCCATAATACGAAAACCTTAGGCTTTGATGATGATCATTATGAACTCAATTGGTGAAACTCtaatatcaaattctaaaacttCTAATCAAATTGACAGCACCCAAGGAAATGGACTAGATTTGGATTACTCTTTGGTTGAAAACCAAGAGATAAGAAGAACCAGTTTCTCATTCCAAGTTTGAACACTCCACAAGCAAGGTGATCAAACTTATCTAAATGTTCTTGGCATGCAACCCTAAGTCAAGAATTGCAAAGAATGGTGATGAAACTCTATCATCTATTAGAGAATTTCCTTTTATAGTAAATTCTAAAtcttcaattataaaaaaactaacgTGGTGTATTTTGTTTCCCCACTTTAAACCTATCCTACTACattaaaaagaacataaaaagTTCATTCTATCCATTGgcaaatctaaaaattttatatagagAGGGCACTAGgcactatataataaacactaaaaaatgtttgaaaaaatatctCCACATTTCGTAAATGCTCCAATAACATTCGCTACATTTGTAGCAATCAAGAAAAGACCGAcagttttcactttttttttttgtaaagtaaattttacatcagaaaaagaaaaaccaatatGTTTCTCATGGAATATTGTCGTGAGAGCGGAAGTTTAGAAATCTATTTTGTGAAAATagttgcaaaataaaaaaatttcactcATAACTTGGAGGTTATGAAGTGAGGGCACAACCGCTAGACCAGAACTAAgcattgtttaaaataaagcattatttagtatatattgtaatctgactcttcaaaattaatattaaaatacaaaaatcgatGATATGAGAGAGGGCACGTGCCTTAGCTGGCCCTTTAATAAATATGGCTTTCATTCTATCCCTAACTCAAATGAACTAAAACccaaataaacatatatcagttcaataataaaaataagaaaatactgtacgttttttcaaaataaaataaattatgtagTTGAGTTGGTTCCATTATGTAGTGTTTATGTAACACCCCAAAACcattaagttaattttaaatttttattttgggtgTTATTGGagaaattgtttgaaattggggaaattaagtattttggaaggttatgtaattaattttgaaatttaaaattctattgTTAAAGCTTTGATTGTTGGATTGGTTGGTATTGGTGAATTAAGTTGGTAGAATTGAAGTATTATGGgtaattatttatatgtgtATAAATTAAGTTACGGAGGaacaagaataattatattatgggataatataattattaaggtaaattcattatatttttggaataagagaaaatttaaAGGTGATGGAATGAGTTATTAAATGAGGAGAGAAACGGTTATagttttatttggaaaaaagaaaaggaaaaaaagagataataataatagtatattattattattagttaacTTGGAATAGGTGAAGGAAATAAagatatttatgttattgtcTTTCCAACCACCTATTTTTATCCTACCAatcattttctctaaaaataatattagtagTAATGactaatcttttatttatttatttttgaaaatataggtaaaaaaatttaataataacataatatcttataatatttcatttttatcatcttaggaaacaaaaataaatcaatttcttttttaaaaatcttttaatatcatatttgtactgttttagaaaaaaagaaatgaatttgttttaaataaaatattctaatatcaattttgacttacttaaatcattttagaaaaaaagaaaatcaattttagataaaagtattttaatattcatttgatgtattaatttatttttcacaaaatctcaaaaatatctcatttaatttatttttggaaaataaaaatttgttttattaatataatatcaaattttgattttattcttattatttttttctaatttgcaGTACACTCCGAATCTATAAATAGGGACAtttgtcatttgaaaaaaaaatggaagggaagagtttttttaacaaagaattctttggagaaaattttcttacaaaaagtCTATAGAGAAAACGTTAGAAAACTTTTTAGAGAGAATCTCTTAAAAATATGagttttcttattcatttcattatattagtgttttactttttgtttttgtttttgtttttgttcctCCTTAGCAAATCaaattccattttaaaatacactttgTTGAAGGTTCATGTGATAGAGATTTACTCCCAAGGATCCGCACCTcaagtaaattttatttgggatttgaaaatctattttttcttttcttttacggttaatatttttgtgtattattattttattattattattattattatcatcgttattattattatatatatatatgggtgGCGgcaagatttaaaaaaacaaaacttccttttcttttccttttatcttttttttttattattatttatatatttatttgttgtagtTGTCTACCAtttgtattttccttttatatttatttttttaacttgctTTTCTTGCatgcataataattattatcatgtaatattaaatatttttacactTTTCAATATTACTACTGTAtttcatatcaattatttaattttttttctccttacattatatttatttttatattttttattttaaaaacaaatcagACGATGGAATTAGAAATATCTGGGAGTTcgttatttctaaattcttgagATGAGGGAATCGGTTCTTTGAGAATTCAAGATTCGattctcaatatttttttaaaaaaataaaaacttattttacttGCTTAATTTAaggtatattatatttgattccATTGTGCATTATTTCCTATTGACCTAATTTTGAacatctttcttaaatttcattttttaactatttagaaatttttactttacaaCCATtcctttaatctttttaaaaaaaggtttaaaatataaatctatatttcatatgttttccttaatcaacttttttaataactcaCTTCCATTTCGCTAAAAATATTCCTACGATGGAATTTAGGAAATTTGGGAGTCCGATTTCCTAGAATTCTTAAGGTGAGGGATCATATATTTGGAAGTCCGAGATTTgatcttaagaaaaaatgaatttaatcaatgttttaaaaaaaatctttattcaaAGACTAGcctatgatagattttgagaaattataataatttctcattttcttaatgtGAGAAactttccttcaatatatagtctaattaatggaatataattccacttattttatgagatcattgtttcaaatattgaagTAATGAGGgatgaaataaaacattagttttaaactaaattttaaaaaattttcaattcaagattttaaatttggccaTCGTTTTTCTAAATGAGTGTTGTGAGATGCTAATACCTTTCCTacacacaaatgactcccgaactcaattctatttttcgtagaccaattttaaaaaattgtttattttatttcgatgtccaatcacaccgtaaaaaaaattggtggcAACTCCTATTTTGTCGAGATCTAGTCATTGGTTGCCGAGCCGAGTGTTTATTCTTATCTTCATAATCACTTGAAACTTGTCACCCCTCATCCGTCGAAATCGTCATCGGTCGTAGCCTCCTCATTCGTTGAAATTGTCATCGGTCGTAGCCTTCTCCTCCCTCGAAACCGTTACCGACTGTAGCCTCCATTCGCACAGCGCCGCTGGCCATCGTTGTTTGATGGTCAATGATGCAACCCGAGTCGTTCTTCTGTTTGCGAGCCATGTGTCCAAGCCGTGTTAATTCGAGTCTCATCCTCTTCACCAAGCCGTGTGAGCCACGATCTCTTGCACCGGCCGTCTCTGCTTTCCAAGTCGCACGAGTGCTTCTTCCTCCACGAGTCGCACGCCCGAGCTGACTGCTCTGCCTAGCCGTCCCCTGTTTTGGAGTCACTTTTGGTGAGTTTTTGCTTAGTTTTGATTGGGTTTGGCACCCCCATTAACCTATTTTCTCCCAAATGATTTTTTGCATTTAAGGTTGTGTTGGATTCAACCTTAATCTTGGGGTAAGTTTGGATAAGCTTGGTTACTTAATTATATTGTAGGGTGATgattgacaaaattattaattttaattttgttcatgtttAAGACTGAGTTTTAGGAGGAGTTGACTTGCAACTAGTGAATTATTATCTTTAAGAAATCTTCAGgttagaaaattttctattaaaccCCATTTTGGAAGTTGCATGTATGTTCACTATTATTCAATAGTGTAGTTAAGGAAGATAAAATATGACTATTTGACACCTTATAAAAGGTTATTTCGGTAACCAGATTACGACTGATTTAAGTACGATTGAGGCATTTCATGATTAATATGCTATGTTTGAGTGAGCTACGATAATgatgttatgatatatatgtgtagGCTATAGTGTTCTGTTAAGTCTCTGTTAGAGTCGTACCATATGGGTGTCCTATGTATGCCTGTGTGATTAGTTTTGATGTGTGATTCGATGGGATCACTTACAACCTGACTCTCATTTATGGTGATTCTTTCGGGTTCACCAAGAGTCCAGATGTGTCCCTACGGGACCACTAGATAGTGTGCGTTTGGGACCACATCACTTAAAACCTGACTCTCATTTATGGTGATTCTTTCGGGTTCACCAAGAGCCCAGATGTGTCCCTACGGGACCACTAGATAGTGTGCGTTTGGGACCACAATAGTACGCGGTACTTTATTACAGGACTCTAATGGAAGGTGGCAGTTCTAATAATGGGTCCCTTACTGgggtataaatttatactcattcttttacatgtttaattttacaGGCAAATGTAAAAGTGAAGGCAAGCTGGCGAATGACAATAAGTGATCGGGTTCTCCATAGGGGATAATTCAGTTTTCTTCCgcattttatttatgttttcaacatttaattttcgGAACtcatgattatatttttagtattttattttatggggCCCAAActagtattttaattatttatttactatttgtatttaaagtatttccttccatttttattattttcttgtatttaaaaaaaaaaaactatattttgtggatcagagaaaaaagaagaagaattaggCCCTCGAGCATCCttgctttccttttcctcCTTCTTTTCATCGCAAGTGGGAAGGTAGGTGGAAGGGAGCCAGAAGTTTTCTTCTCAAATCATCCCCACCCCCAAACCCAACCCTTTCGGTCTCGATTCAATTAAGGACTTTTGTGTAGAGAGGGAAGTATCCACTCGTATGCGTCAAAAGTCAAGAAGTAGAGTTCAGCAAAAGCCTAGGCAAAGGCTCGAAGTTCAAGGGCAGCAGTTCTGGTAGCTCTTTTAGTTCTTGTCGTTGAATCAAGCTATTTATGATTGACGAATAATGTAGATTTAGAAAGACATTGACCTAAATCCCCGTAACTGAAAGAACGGGAGGCGGAAAGGGAAGTTGAGGAAGgtgaaaagaatattgacGTTGACTCGGGCTAGGAAACATCCGTTAGTCTTATTGACACATCCAGAGTAATCTTTCTCCACTGCAAAGGTGTTACGACGCCGAACCGACTCGACAAGGAAGACTGAAAGCGCTATCCCACGAACCATAGGATGAAGCCCACGTAGCGGCAGTATCCTTTCGTAAGAAGGAGAAGGCGCATACTACAATCAGGACAAAGTCGACAAGAGAAGAGGCATGCATCGGCAGCAAGAAAGTCAGAGGACTCAATCTCAAAAGAGACATAAGTCAATGAATTTAAATGGTAATGACTTCAACTTTGTAGGAAAGTTGGGTCGTTATAATTTACTAgcttcaattataaattttctaattaattgtTGCTGCTTGAATCTCCTCAATTGAGTTCACTTCCTTTTGAAAGTGAGAATTCAATGCTGCCAGGTCGCAAGGGATGCAGAGGAATGTCAGAGATTCGAATTCAAAATCCTGGTCCGAATCTTGGGCCTGGGGTGTTACAGTTGCCTCTTTGGTGTTCGAGATCAAGCCCTTTGCCATGTTGGCTCAAGTTGTCTCTTGAATGTGGTGCTCGATCTCAACGTACTGTCTCATGTGTGCGCCGGTTGTCAACAATAGTCATAAGGTCATTTTTGGTAATCTCTCATCTTCTATGTCTAGAGATACTTGTTAAGACCCTTTAagtttctatttaattttccCCTACCTTTAAGCTTTGAGGCACAAACATGAACATAGATAAGATTAGATCTGGTAATTTGTTCATTTATGAAAAACTAAGAAACGCACCATATCGACACAAGTTGTCTCGTTAATTTGATATGGACACATGTAAAGATACTAAATGTAAttcaaaaaaccaaaagtaacaaattaaTAGCACAAAGAGACTTAATTTAATCTGGAGTAATTGAGGAGGTTAAGTTTATAGAAAGAATTGATAATTAACCTTGAAGGAGATACACATACAGGGACAAGGAAATatgctttcaaaatatatttcttttaatgtttaaattttatatatttatttttcatttggtttgCTAGTAATTATAATACTTTTAACAAAGTAAGTGAACTCTGGGTTTTAGAGCTAAAAtttatctcatatatatatatatatatatatatatatatatatatatatattatttattcatttttcatttggtttgCTGGTGTATTTCTTTATGTATCTAAAAGggaatatttgaatttttttaaaaaaaaaatacttcattTCACGTGTCTGGTGCAATACTGATTATCTACACACTTTGAAGTATTTGTGCTTCATAGCCTATGAGGAAACTTGTATTTTGGACACTTTGAAGTATGTTCTATATTGGTGTGAGTGGTTAAGACTCTAAATATAGCTATGTCCATATAAGACTGTTACAAGTTATCCATTGATTAGATGAGCTTGAAGatctttgttgaaattttacactttttaaagtttgagacattttatttttcgcACTTTTATGTCTAAGCTTTAGAAAGAGATAGATAAGAGTTACAGGTTAAGTAGGGTCAACAAGTATtgttagaagaagaatgatgTGAGTCAACTTCACGCCACATCTTGAGCCTAGTGAGAAGGTGCTCCAGAATGGGATGTGACAAGTTTAGTGATGCAAGGCAAAAGTGGAGTACTTATGAACAAGAACTCTACTTATTGGTTAGAGCACTAAAGGTTTGAGAACACTATCTTTTAGGTCAAGAACTCATCTTATATTCGAATCATTTGTCACTTAAATGTTTACAAACCCAAGTGACTATTAGTAGGATGCATGTTAGGTGTTATCTTTCATCCAATGTTTTCATTTCGTAATTAAACATGAGGTGGGTAGTACTAATGTTGTGGTTGATGCTcttagtaaaaaaaacaaccgaTTTGGCTAAGATTTGATCTTTATGTTGCTCATGTTAATTGCAATGATTTCCACTTGACTCacgattttcttttcactaaaaattttctttgtattCCTAGAATATCACTTCGAACCAACAGATTAACAAGACATTTTAGCATTACATAAGGTGAACTCCTTGGCCAAATTTATTATTGGCTACAATTACATAGAGATGTTACCAAATTTGTCAAGTTCAAACTACTATGAGACTGTAGCAAAATATGGGCCTTTACACCGTGTTACCTATCCCCCCAAATGCATTTGGAAAAACTTGTCCATGGTCTTCCAAGAACTCAATGGGGTATGATTGTGTGTTTGTGGAAGTTGATCGATCTAACAAGATATCTCACTTTTTACCTTGTTGGAAAACTTCAGATGCAATTTATATAGCTAGcctctttttaaaagaatttgtagTTTGCATGGCATAACTCCATAGTGTTCGATCGTGATGTTAAACTCCTTAGCTATTTCTGGAAgattctttgaaaaaaaactcaacatGACGCTAAAATTTAGCACTACAATTCATCTACAAGCAAATGGTCAAACCAAAGTTACCATTAGAACTTTAGCTAACCTCATAAATTGCATTGGTGGAGACAAACTAAGCTATGAGAGCTTGTCTGAGCACAAGCTGAATCCGCTTACAACCACTTGAAGAATAGATCTACAAGGAAGTTACCATTTGAGATTGTTTACACTAAATTGCCTACACTAACTGTCAATCTTTCTAATATTTCTTCTAATGTTGATCTTAGTATGGAAGTCGAGAACATGACCGAAAGAATAACTCAAGTACTCAAAGATTCAGAGAATTCAAAGAAGATTTAGTCATGACATGCTAATGAAAAGCAAGGCTTCCAGCTagaaaatacaacaaattacaaccaaagaaaatatgtCCTTATCGAATAGTAAAGAATTTTGACGACAATGCATACAAGATTGAGTTATATGCCCAGACATACATTAATCCTATCTTCAACTTACACTCAAGGACGTGTTCTCCATGGGGGAAGGGAATTTGAGGTATTTAATTGGTTATTATTTGTCGtttgtcttttttcttattagtCTGTTTTAGCTAATTTTCTATCTTAATAAGCGTTAATGGcaataaatcatattttgtcTATTTGTATAGactattatttttgaaaaataatataaattttaaattatttgtacaAGTAGGCCCCCCATCACACTAGGAccaaagtgatatttaaaccaaaataaccaacaattaaaaagtaGTTTATCCACATTaggaaatttgttttattcttttttacatgTCTAGTGAATTATCTTCACATACTTCAGTATGATTACATGGACAACTTCAGTTCTATGATTACATGGAAAATTTAGGAATGGTGAAGGTTGCTAAACCATTGGGATTCACATCCCCAACCTCGAACTGAACACTATGTTAGTTGCTCTACATTCTGACACTTTTATGTTATGTCCTGAAAAACATTAGTCAATATGAAGccttcatttaaaaaatttaaggcTTCTACACTACAAAAATGACCTCAAATCATTCGTTGTATACACGATTATAGCCACCGCTTGGTTGCCTAGGTCGACGGATGGACAGGTGGAGGGGTCCTCGCATTTCTCGTGTCTATTACTTTTTGAACATCTGCAGAACACAACATGAGGCTCAGATCCTCAGTCAAGTTATGACAACAATGAGAAAACTTCCATAAAAGCTAGAGGAGAAGAGGTATGGCAAATGTATAGAATCTATCAATGTTGAAGTCAGTTTTACTAACTTGAGTCGCCTGGTTTCCCTCCAATGGATGATCTTCTAGATTTTCCTGGCCCTGTCATTTGGATCCCTGTTAAAGATTGCCTCCTCTGCATCCTTGAATTAGTTGTAAATGGCGACGTCTCAATATCAATATTACATCTAACTTGAACTGGAGTATGCAATTCTACCAAATTTTGTCGGTTCCTGTAATATTGTCTGAAAGAAATCGAGTTTAAGTTAAAgtttatttctataaaaaaaagtatgctTCATCCTTGTGGTAACAAGTAACAAGGATGGTCTAGCATGTATAGCTCAAATGACATACGATGGTTTTATTGATCACGAGAACTGTAGTTCAAATCTCCCTACTCCTATAGTActaagaataaataaataacaaacgATGAAATAGCATGCATTGCATAGAATTAGAGGGCCAAAGTACCCTATCATACAACATCAAAGAGAAATGATTGAGATAGAACTTACTTCTTCTCAGAGCCATTAATAAGCTTCCCAATGGTCCTCATGGATCTTCTGATTCGAGACCCTTTTCCACTTACTGTACTCGTCATGTTGGGTGTTTGGCCATTTGCGGAAAACATCATATCGCTTTGCATTTGATTTTGGATGTTATTTCTGACACGCTTTGGTGGTTCAGGTGTCTTGGGCAGCTGAAGACTAAGAATTTGGGTACTTTCAAC
This is a stretch of genomic DNA from Cucumis sativus cultivar 9930 chromosome 4, Cucumber_9930_V3, whole genome shotgun sequence. It encodes these proteins:
- the LOC116403367 gene encoding uncharacterized protein LOC116403367 isoform X1, which codes for MHRQQESQRTQSQKRHKSMNLNGRKGCRGMSEIRIQNPGPNLGPGVLQLPLWCSRSSPLPCWLKLSLECGARSQRTVSCVRRLSTIVIRSFLVSKHLHAEKPNKGTSTRKDVPRLR
- the LOC116403367 gene encoding uncharacterized protein LOC116403367 isoform X3, whose translation is MHRQQESQRTQSQKRHKSMNLNGRKGCRGMSEIRIQNPGPNLGPGVLQLPLWCSRSSPLPCWLKLSLECGARSQRTVSCVRRLSTIVIRSFLVSWAAED
- the LOC116403367 gene encoding uncharacterized protein LOC116403367 isoform X2 — translated: MHRQQESQRTQSQKRHKSMNLNGRKGCRGMSEIRIQNPGPNLGPGVLQLPLWCSRSSPLPCWLKLSLECGARSQRTVSCVRRLSTIVIRFQNICTQRNPTKVQAQGKMFPVYDN